The sequence CCTCGAAGAGGTCGTTCGCGTATCGCCACGGTCGGACACGGCCTTAGTGAATCTTGCCAAGGCCCTGATCGCCGAACGCAACAACGAAGGTGCGCGCGAGCTGTATGAAAAAGCACTGAACCTGGACGCGCAGAATTTTGACGCCGTTACCGGCATCGTCGCGACCTCAATCAAACTTGGCCAAAGCGCCCGTGCCCATCAGCGTATCGAGGAACTGCTAGGGCGAAATGCCGGCCGCGCGGACATGATGGCGGCCCTTCATTATCTGAGATCGACCGTTTTTTCTGCCGAAAAGAACCCGGCGATGGCCGAGAGAGAACTGACGACGGCGATAGAGATCGATCCAAGTTATTTGCCGGCATATTCTGCCTACGCGAGCCTGTTGATGTCGCAGGGCCGGGCCGACGAGGCTCTTGCTCAATATAACAGGGCACTAGAGATGCAGCCAACGGCACAGGTCTATACACTTCTCGGCATTCTGGAGAGTTCACGCGGCAACACGATCGAGGCCGAAAAGGCATATCGAAAGGCCCTGGAACTCGCGCCTGAGACTGCTATCGCGGCAAACAATCTTGCGTGGTTGATAGCTGACAATCAGGGCAATCTGGACGAAGCCCTGCAGTTGGCGACACTGGCCGTAAGCAAGAATCAATCGGTGCCCGGCTATTACGACACCCTTGGCTGGGTCTATCTGCAGAAGGGATTGACCTCGCCTGCGGTCGAGCAACTGAGGAAAGCGGTCGCAATCGAAGAGGCCAATGCCCGCAAGTCCGGCTCGGCCCCGAATCCCGGTTATCGGGTGCGTTTAGGCATGGCGTTGGCCAGGGCCGGCGACAAGATATCAGCACGACGCGAGGTCGAGATGTCGCTCCGCAGCATCGACGTTCTCACGCAGCGTGAGGTCAAGGAGGCAAAGGACATTCTCGCAAGTCTCTAGGGCAAGTGAGGAATTTCAGGGATGTTAGCTGTATTTGAAAACGCAGTTGACTCGGTTGAGATGTTTCTCATCTCGATCCCCGAATCGCTCGGCGTGCTGGTGTTTGGCATCGTGCTGGTTGCGGCGGCAGTCATTATCAGGCGGTGGATGTCCAGGCAGACTGAGGCTGAGAAAAAGGCAGATCCGACGGGAAAGGCATTGGCAAACAGGTAAGAGGAAGTAATGAGCGTTGAATTCAGACAAAGAAAGCCCGGCGAGATCGCCGGAATGCTGAAACGGAACAAGTGGATGATCCTGCTCCCGGTGATCACGCTGACGGCTGCGATCGGTTACGTCGTCTATCGACTGCCGAGCATCTACGAGTCAACCTCGCTGCTGACCGTAAAGCCACCGACGATCTCAGCAAATCTTGTGCAGCCGCTGTCAGACGAAGGCCTTTCGCAACGACTTTCGACCATTAATCAAGAAGTACTCAGTCGATCGTCGCTCGAGCCGATGATCCAGAAGTATGACCTTTACAAGGCCGAGCGTGCCTCAAATATGCCGATGGAACTGATCGTGGACAAGATGTACAAGAACATCAAGGTCGAACTCGAAAACACCGGCAATGACAAGGTCGCGGCATTTCGCATCCGGTATCGCGACCGCGATCCGCTAGCGGCCCGTAATGTGACAGCCGAGCTTGCGAGCAAGTACGTCAACGCGCAGGTGCAGAATTCGGTCGAGATCGCCGAGTCAACAAACGAGCTATTTGAACGCCAGCTGAACGAGAAGAAAACTGCTCTCGACGACCTCGAAAAGCAGCGCCTCGACATCATGACGCAGAACGTCGCCACGCTTCCGGAGTCGGAACAGGGCCTGGTGGCTCAGCTTCAGGGGCTGCGGGCACGCGACGATTCGATCGTTAAGGAAAAACAGACCCTATTCAACGAGAAAGGCCGCCTGAGCGACGCCATCTCAGCAAACAATCGCCAGATGCGGCTGATCGAGGACTTTGGCGAAAAGGAAACTCAGGATTCAGCTCGTCAGGCGTCACAGATCGAAGACACGCCGGCGTATGCCCAGCTTATTCAAAAACGGGCCGACCTCAACGGCCAACTCGACAATCTGCTCAAGGTTTACAAAGAGAAGCACCCTGCGGTGATCGCCAAACAGAGCGAGATCAAGCGTGTGAATGATGAGGTCGAGAATCTGCGCAAGAGTACCGACAAGCGCGTCCAGGTCGCAAGCCAGGCGAGCACCCGCAAGGCGGAACTGCAGAGAAAGAACCTGGAGCTTGAGAATCAGCGGATACAGTCGCAGATGGGACAGCTCGACCAACAGCTTGCTCAAAAGGACATTGAGAGGCAGCAGAACGCCGGCCAGATAGCAGTTCTTGAATCGAGGATCAATTCGATACCAAACGTCAAGGTGGCCCTTGAAGGCGTGAATGCCCGCTACCAGTCGGCCAAGGCAACGTATGACGAGATCTTGAAGAAAAAGAATGATGCCGAGACGGTCGTTGGAGTCGAGACGAACGCGCAGGGCGAGACCATTCGCGTTCAGGATCCGGCGAATGTGCCGCAATCGCCTGTCGCACCGAAACGCTTCCTGCTGACGATGGTCGGCACCGGCATTGGGCTGGCGCTCGGGCTACTTATTGCGGCGTTCTTCGAGATACCGCGGCTGTTCAAGATACAGAACATCGACGACGCGAAGCATTACACGGGCCTGCCCGTGCTTGCATCGGTGCCGCCGCTGCTCTCAGCAACGGAAAAGACGTGGATCCGTCGCTCGGGATGGCTGAAACTCGCCGCCGGCGTAGCCGCAGCGATCGGGGTCATTCCGCTGATCGTGATCATCCTGCAGGCGACGAAGCTTTTCGACAAGTTGATCTCATAGCGGGTTTTAGTTTTTGAATTTTGAATTTCGAATTTTGAATTCAGATCTCAATGGAGTGCAAAGGTTATGTATAACGAATTCTTCGGTTTAGACGACTCGCCATTTACGCTGACGCCCGATCCTCGGTTCATCGTATTCACGCCGAGCTATAACGAAGTGCTCGCTAGCCTGTATTACGGGCTCGAGCAGGCCAAAGGGCTGATCGTGCTCACGGGCGAGGTCGGCACGGGCAAGACAACGGCGCTTCGTTGGATACTGCGGCGGCTGGATTCGAGCGTGCTGGCTGCGTATGTCTTTAATCCGCGGCTCTCGATCAATGAGTTCTATCACCACGTCACACAGATGCTCGGCATCAAGGACTGGTCGAACAAAAGCGAACTGCTCTCGATACTCGGCAAGGTATTGGAGGAGAGGCATCGCCGCGGCCTTCGTACCGTAATAATCATCGATGAGGCTCATGAATTATCGGATCACGTGCTCGAAGAGATACGCCTGCTGCTTAACTTCGAATCCGACAATGCCAAGCACCTGCAGATCGTGTTGACCGGCCAACCGGAGCTGCGCGACAAACTGAACCAGATGAACCTGCGACAGCTCAAGCAGCGTGTTGCCCTAAGGTGCAACATGCACTGCTTCCCGACGGTCGAAGAGGTCGATCGCTACATTACGGAGCGGCTGCTGATCGCGGGTTCTGACCAGCCGAATATATTCACGCCGGGCGCGGTCGATTTTATCTACCAGTGCTCGGAGGGAATTCCGAGGAACATCAACAATCTCTGCGACAACGCTATGCTCGCGGCCTATTCGGCCGGCGAACAGGTGATCAGCCGCCAGATCATCGAAACGGTCGCAGATAACCTCGATATGCTGCCGCGCAAGGAGGCACTGGCCATCGCAGATGCTGTTCACGACGCACCGAACGGCGGTGTGCTCCTACCCACAGCTCAGGAGGAGATGTGGCAGGGCCAGGCCCGCAACGAAGCGGTCAAGCCGCGTGTTTTTAATGACGACACGATCCGCGATAACGGCAATGGCCACCCAAACGGTTATGCCAATGGCCATTCCAACGGCCAGATCAAAACCAACGGCAACGGCATTGGCAATGGAAGAAGCAGCGGGAATGGCTACAAGAATGGCGGCACGCTCACATTTGAATCTGTCGATGACGACGTGAACCTCGAGATCGGCTCGTCAAGGCCGACATTTCATAAGTTTTAGGGTTTAGGAGCATTAGACGATGAGCATCCTAAAGGCAATGCAAAAGAAGAGTACCGAGTCTCGCGAGGGCCTGAGCGTCAGGCCGCCCGCTGAGATCGTTCCGTTTGACCGCAGCTCTCGCGAGGCTAACACGCCGCCCGACCTGCTCGCGAACGGCCTTAAGATCGGTACACCAAGTTCGGCGTTCATGGGGCAGCCGGACCTTTTGATCGGGACGGCACTCCCTGATCACAGGTCGGAAATAACTGCCGGGGCAAAATTGGACGCCGATACCTTAACGCGCGTCGGTGATCGGCCGCTGCCTGACTTTGTCAGGTGGACGGTCGATGCCGAGCGCATTGAGCCGCGCCTGGTCGCGATAACCAGCCCCAACTCTTCCTATTGCGAAGAGTATCGCAGCCTGCGAACACATGTGCTTCACCGCAGCCAGCGGCAAAAGCTGCAATCCATCGTCGTAGCCAGCGTCAATCCGAGTGAGGGAAAATCCATAACGGCATTGAATCTCTCCTGGCTGCTTGCTCAGACCGACGGCGTGCGGGCTCTGATCATCGACAGCGACCTGCGCATGCCGAGCCTGGCGGATTATCTGGGCATCGAGACGGATCGCGGCTTGTCAGATGTGCTCGCCGGTACATGCTCGCTGGCCGAGGCGATCGTAAGGCTCGAACCGTCCGGCCTGCACATACTGCCGGGCGGCGAGGCCCGCACGGACGTTGCGGAACTGATCTCGGGCCCAAAATTCAAAGACATTCTGGCCGAGGCTCGAGAGATGTTTGATTACATCATCGTCGATGCGCCGCCGCTCGGCATCTTTACTGACGCGACGGTTCTTATCAATCACGCCGACGGAGCAATGCTCGTTGTCAGGGCAAATCGTACGCGTTATGCCGTCCTCGAACGGCTCCTCGAGCCGCTGCCCAAGGATCGCCTGCTCGGTGTCGTCCTGAATCAGAGCGAGGACGTGATGGACGAGAGCCAGTATAACTACGGTTACTACAATTATCGTCGTTTGAATGAAACGGGCGTCAGCCCGTAGATCTCTTCTGAGAAAATGGGTTCTGCACGGTTTAGTCCGAGAATACTCTGGTTGCTCATCGCCGACGCCGCGATACTCTACGCTGGCGTCATACTCGCGATGTACCTGCGACTCGGCTTCGCGGGCTCAGAGAACGAACTCAACAACAAGAATGGCTGGCTCAAGATCGGATTGGCGTCTGTCGTCTGTCTCGTGATCCTCTATTTCTACGACCTTTACGATTACATCGTAATGACGAACCGCCGCGAGCTGCTGCTGCGGCTCGTGCAGGCGCTCGGGATCGCGTGGGCCCTGTTGGCCCTGCTGTTCTATTTCGCACCGCCTCTGCTGATCGGCCGCGGTGTTTCAGTAATATCGGTGCCGCTGGTCCTTGTGCTTTTGATCGGCTGGCGAATCTTTATTCATTCGCTCACGGGGCATCCAGAGATCGGTGAAAAGATCCTTGTGGTCGGAACGGGCCAGACCGCAATCGACACGGCCGAGGCCGTCTGGCAGCGGCGCGACGCCGGATATCGCATCGTCGGTTTTGTGTCAGAGAACGGGGCCAAGCCGATGCAAAAGCTCGGCCGCTCGGTCATCCTCGGCAAGGCACACGAGCTTGAGTCTGTCATCGTAAATGAAAAGGTCGACCGCGTCGTGATCGCCGTGCGCGAACGTCGCGGTGCCTTCCCGACCGAGGCGCTGCTCAAGATGAGCCTCGCGGGCGACATTTCGATCGAGGAGTGCACGTCCTTCTTTGAACGCATCACGGGCAAGGTCCACGTGGACATGCTGCGGCCGTCCTGGCTTATCTTTGCGGGCCGTAGGCGTGACACCCCGATCAAATCTGTGTTTCGTGAATCGATTCATCGCCTGCTCGCGCTGACGGGTATCGTCCTATCGCTCCCTGTGGCAGTCCTCACGGCAATTTTGATCAAGATAGAATCGCGCGGGCCCATCTTTTACAGGCAGGAACGCGTCGGTAAGAACGGCCGCGTCTTTAGGGTGATCAAGTTTCGCTCGATGCGGGCTGACGCCGAAGCCGACGGCAAACCGATCTGGGCGGCATCGAATGACGAACGCATCACACGGGTCGGACGTCTCATCCGCAAGCTGAGGATCGATGAGATCCCGCAATTTTGGAACATACTCAAGGGCGAGATGAGCTTTGTCGGCCCGCGTCCTGAGCGTCCGCATTTTGTCCGGCAGCTTGCGACGGAGATCGCGTACTATGAGCATCGTCATCTGGTGGCGCCGGGCCTGACAGGCTGGGCCCAGATCAAGTATCCGTATGGCGCGTCGGTCGATGACGCGATCCAGAAGCTGCAGTACGATCTGTATTACATCAAGAATCAAAGCCTGACACTCGATCTGGTGATCGTTTTTGAGACCGTGAAGACAGTGCTGTTTGGCAAGGGCGGCCGATAGTCTGGAGCATAAAGTTCAATAGACGTTTGTAGTTGAAGCGAGGAATAGTCGAAATGAAAGTAATGGAAATTCTCAACCGAGGTTTGATGATCGCTGTCTGCATTGCGGCCGTGGCCCTATCGGGCCTTGCACAGACGACGGCGAAAGCCAAGGACACGAAGGGCCGTGGTGACAAGGACAAGACCGCAGAAAAGACGGTCCCGCTGGCGGCACCTTCGTCCGAGAGCGACGACATCACAGATGACCCGCAAGAGTCGGTCGAAGGAGCGATCCTGCCGTACTACGACAATTACCTCCGCGAATACCGGCTGGGCCCGAGCGATGTTATCTCGGTCGAGGTCTTTGGGCAGTGCCCCGATTATTGCAAAACGGGTATTACCATTCCGCCGAACGCGAAGATCTCTTATCCGCTCGTCCGTGACGGTGTTTTTGTCGCCGGCAGAACGGTCGAGCAGGTAGCGGCCGAGATCACGCAGAAACTTGACGAATTCATCATAGACCCTAAGGTCACCGTGACCCTCGACAAAGCGAATGCAACGCGTTACAGCGTGATGGGCAATGTAGCGACACCCGGCGTTCGCGTGATGGACCGCAAGGTGAGTGTGTATGAAGCGATCCTCGAGGCCGGTGGCGTGACCAAGAACGGCGACAAGAAAAAGATCGCCCTAGTCAGCTACACAAAGGATGGCAAGCTCAGCAAACGCATAGTCAGCCTCGCCGATATGGAAGCGGGCAAATCTGAGATGGTCTTCCTTAGTCCCGGCGACCAGGTATTCGTGACCGGAAAGGGCTTCACCATCCAAAAGGTATTCGATATTCTCGGAAAAGCGAGCATGGTCCGATATATGATGGGAAGCCCGCTATAAGGAACGGAGAAAGAAAAATGAAGCGATACACCAAAGCTCTCTGCTGCTCATTAGCGGCCGCGTTTATCCTCGCGGGGGCCTCGGCGGCGCGTGCCGATTGGCAAAAGCTTACGACTAATAGCTTTGGCTGGTTCCGTGATATCACTTTCATCGATGCGCAGCGCGGGTTCATTGTTGGCACGGACGGGATAATCGTCAAGACGGCCGACGGTGGCACCACCTGGACACCGCAGCCGAAATTCAGCACGGACACCTTTCTTCAGGTCCATTTTGTCAACGAAACGACGGGTTGGCTGCTGTGCGAGCGGAACGTGTTCGCACGCGGGAACAACCCGACGTCTTACGTCCGCAAGACGGTCGATGGTGGCCGCACATGGGAGAAATTCGAGTTTGAGGATGCCGGCCGCGAACGAATAACTCGGCTGCTCTTTAACCAAAACGGCTCGGCAACTGCATTTGGCGAGGGCGGCGTATTCTTTCGCCTTCAGGAGGACGGCAAGACCTGGAAGCGAGTGCAGACGGCGATACACTTTCTCCTGCTTGACGGCAGTTTTGGCAGTGAGCGTATCGGAGCGATGGTCGGGGCCGGCGGCACGATCATGTTCTCCGAGGACTCCGGCCTGACCTGGGAGAAAGCGTCGCTGCTGGGTGAGGCCGACACCAAATTCAACGCTGTCTTTTTCACCGGCACACAGGGTGCGTGGGCAGTGGGCACGCGGGGACGCATTTTTCGCTCGGCCGGAAGCGGCCGACTGTGGCGACAGCAGGACTCGACCGTCACGGCAAACCTCAACGACGTTTATTTCACCAGCCCCACAAGCGGCTGGGCCGTTGGTGACCACGGCATCATCGTCCGCACGCGCGACGGCGGCAATACCTGGACCGACGTCAAGTCAGGCGTCACCCACAAGCTGGAAAAAGTGATCTTCAACGGCGGCCGCGGTTGGGCTATCGGCTTCGGCGGTACGCTGCTAAGATACGAGGCGGCATCGGCACCCAATGACCCGGGATCAAAACCATCAATGCAAAAGCGAAGCTAGCTACTCCACAGTCACCGATTTAGCGAGATTTCTCGGCTGATCGACGTCACAGCCGCGGCGGACGGCGATGTGATATGACAGTAACTGCAAAGGCACGATCGAGAGCACGGGGCCGAGCAGGTCTGAGGTATGCGGTATCTCGATGACGTGGCTTGAGACGGTGCTCGACATCGTATCGCCTTCGGTGAGGACCGAGATAATAATGCCGTCGCGCGATTTGACCTCGACGATATTCGAGTGGGTTTTCTCGTATCGAAGCTCGCTGCCTGCGTTGCCGTCCTCTTTTGTGTTGACGATGACGACGGGGAGTTTTTCGTCGATGAGCGCGTTGGGGCCGTGCTTCATCTCGCCCGCCGGGTAACCCTCTGCGTGGATGTAGCTGATCTCTTTGAGTTTCAGTGCTCCCTCTAACGCGACGGGGAAGTTGATCCCGCGGCCGAGATAGAGAAAGTCCTGTACGCGGAAGAACTCTTTCGACAATTCCTCGATCGATTCGGCGTTGTTGAGCAGATGCTCGATCTTTAATGGCAGTTCGGCGAGGTCCTGGGCAAGGTGTTTGGCCCGCTCTTCGTCGATCTGGCCGCGAAGCTCGCCGAGATAAAGAGCAAAGAGATACAACGCGATCATTTGCGCGGTGAACGCCTTTGTCGATGCCACGCCGATCTCAGGCCCCGCGTGAGTCAGGATCGTCCCATCGGCCTCACGCGTGATCATCGAGCCATGGACGTTGCAGATCGCGAGCACCTTGCAGCCGGCATGTTTTGCCTCGCGCATCGCGGCTATGGTGTCGGCCGTCTCGCCCGATTGCGAGATCACGATCAGCAGGTCGTTCTCGGTCAAAACGGGGTCGCGATAGCGGAATTCGGAAGCGTAATCAACATCTACGGGCACGCGGGCAAGCTGTTCGAGCATATACTTGCCCGCTAATCCGGCATGCCATGAGGTGCCGCATGCGGCGATCTTGATCGAGGTCAACGCCTTAAAGTCGTCCTCAGAGATGTCCATCGGGTCGAGATATACTTTGCCCGTGTCGAGCGAGATGCGCCCCTGCACCGTGTCGCGAACCGCACGCGGCTGATCGTATATCTCCTTGAGCATGAAGTGCTTAAAGCCGCCCTTCTCGGCCTGGATCGGGTCCCATGTGATCCGCTGCTTTTCGGGCTCGACAACATTTCCGTCAAAATCCGTGACGCGAACAGAGTCTCTCGTGAGGATCGCCATCTCCTTGTCACCGAGGAAAAACACGTCCCGGGTGTGTGCCAGGATCGGCGGAATGTCGCTTGCGACAAAGAACTCGCCGTCTCCCAAACCGATCACGACCGGCGGCCCCTCGCGCACCGCGATGATCGTATCCGGCTCGTCAATCGAGATGATCGACATCGCAAAAATACCGCGAAGCTCGCTAACGGCCTTCCTAACCGCGAGTTCCAGTGACAAATTCTCGGTGTCAACATAATGCCCAATGAGGTGCGCCACGACCTCGGTGTCAGTCTCGGTAACGAACTCATGCCCGCCGGCCTGCAGCCTTTCTTTCAGGTGCAGATAGTTCTCGATAATGCCGTTGTGAACGACCACGACCTTGCCCGACTGGTCGCGGTGCGGATGAGCATTCTCCTCAGTAGGCCGTCCGTGCGTCGCCCAACGCGTGTGCCCGATGCCGTAATTCCCATCGAGTGGATTCAGCCGTATCGCTTCCTCGAGATTGCGCAGCTTGCCCTCAGCTCGCCGCAATTCCATATGCCGGTCGTCATCGACCACAGCGATCCCCGCCGAGTCATATCCGCGATACTCCAGCTTCCTCAAACCGTCAATGATCAACGGCACAACCTGTTTATTTCCAACGTATCCGACTATTCCGCACATAATCTAGTTTTGTTCCGACGCCTTTTCTTCGTTATGGCTAAGATCCTTGATCGCCCTTGCCGGGGCACCTACGACGAGCTTGTTTTTCGGCACATCTTTGTTGACGACACTGCCCGCACCGGTCACCGCCCCCTCGCCGACAGTGATCGGGGCTATCAGCATCGTGTCCGAACCGATCTTTACGTTATTGCCGATGTGGGTCTCGTGTTTGTTCTTGCCGTCGTAGTTACAGGTGATGGTGCCGGCGCCGATGTTTGTGCTTTCTCCGATCGTGGCATCGCCGAGATAGGTGAGGTGGCTGGCTTTTGACTTGCGCCCCAAGGTGGTTTTCTTTAGCTCAACGAAGTTGCCGACCTTTGAGCCCTCTATCATCACGGCGTGGCCGCGAAGGTGCGCCATCGGGCCGACCGTGCAGTTGTCTCCGACGGTCGAGTCGGTGATAAAGCAGTTATCCCGTATCTCGACGCCGCTGCCGATCTCGGAATCGACGATCCGCGTGCCCGGACGAATAACGCTGCCCTCGCCGACAATGCTTTTGCCCTCAATAGTTACATTCTGATGAATGACCGTGTCGCGGCCGATCGTCGAACGGCCGCT is a genomic window of Chloracidobacterium sp. containing:
- a CDS encoding AAA family ATPase, translated to MYNEFFGLDDSPFTLTPDPRFIVFTPSYNEVLASLYYGLEQAKGLIVLTGEVGTGKTTALRWILRRLDSSVLAAYVFNPRLSINEFYHHVTQMLGIKDWSNKSELLSILGKVLEERHRRGLRTVIIIDEAHELSDHVLEEIRLLLNFESDNAKHLQIVLTGQPELRDKLNQMNLRQLKQRVALRCNMHCFPTVEEVDRYITERLLIAGSDQPNIFTPGAVDFIYQCSEGIPRNINNLCDNAMLAAYSAGEQVISRQIIETVADNLDMLPRKEALAIADAVHDAPNGGVLLPTAQEEMWQGQARNEAVKPRVFNDDTIRDNGNGHPNGYANGHSNGQIKTNGNGIGNGRSSGNGYKNGGTLTFESVDDDVNLEIGSSRPTFHKF
- a CDS encoding polysaccharide export protein, with amino-acid sequence MKVMEILNRGLMIAVCIAAVALSGLAQTTAKAKDTKGRGDKDKTAEKTVPLAAPSSESDDITDDPQESVEGAILPYYDNYLREYRLGPSDVISVEVFGQCPDYCKTGITIPPNAKISYPLVRDGVFVAGRTVEQVAAEITQKLDEFIIDPKVTVTLDKANATRYSVMGNVATPGVRVMDRKVSVYEAILEAGGVTKNGDKKKIALVSYTKDGKLSKRIVSLADMEAGKSEMVFLSPGDQVFVTGKGFTIQKVFDILGKASMVRYMMGSPL
- a CDS encoding CpsD/CapB family tyrosine-protein kinase produces the protein MSILKAMQKKSTESREGLSVRPPAEIVPFDRSSREANTPPDLLANGLKIGTPSSAFMGQPDLLIGTALPDHRSEITAGAKLDADTLTRVGDRPLPDFVRWTVDAERIEPRLVAITSPNSSYCEEYRSLRTHVLHRSQRQKLQSIVVASVNPSEGKSITALNLSWLLAQTDGVRALIIDSDLRMPSLADYLGIETDRGLSDVLAGTCSLAEAIVRLEPSGLHILPGGEARTDVAELISGPKFKDILAEAREMFDYIIVDAPPLGIFTDATVLINHADGAMLVVRANRTRYAVLERLLEPLPKDRLLGVVLNQSEDVMDESQYNYGYYNYRRLNETGVSP
- the glmS gene encoding glutamine--fructose-6-phosphate transaminase (isomerizing) — protein: MCGIVGYVGNKQVVPLIIDGLRKLEYRGYDSAGIAVVDDDRHMELRRAEGKLRNLEEAIRLNPLDGNYGIGHTRWATHGRPTEENAHPHRDQSGKVVVVHNGIIENYLHLKERLQAGGHEFVTETDTEVVAHLIGHYVDTENLSLELAVRKAVSELRGIFAMSIISIDEPDTIIAVREGPPVVIGLGDGEFFVASDIPPILAHTRDVFFLGDKEMAILTRDSVRVTDFDGNVVEPEKQRITWDPIQAEKGGFKHFMLKEIYDQPRAVRDTVQGRISLDTGKVYLDPMDISEDDFKALTSIKIAACGTSWHAGLAGKYMLEQLARVPVDVDYASEFRYRDPVLTENDLLIVISQSGETADTIAAMREAKHAGCKVLAICNVHGSMITREADGTILTHAGPEIGVASTKAFTAQMIALYLFALYLGELRGQIDEERAKHLAQDLAELPLKIEHLLNNAESIEELSKEFFRVQDFLYLGRGINFPVALEGALKLKEISYIHAEGYPAGEMKHGPNALIDEKLPVVIVNTKEDGNAGSELRYEKTHSNIVEVKSRDGIIISVLTEGDTMSSTVSSHVIEIPHTSDLLGPVLSIVPLQLLSYHIAVRRGCDVDQPRNLAKSVTVE
- a CDS encoding TIGR03013 family PEP-CTERM/XrtA system glycosyltransferase, giving the protein MGSARFSPRILWLLIADAAILYAGVILAMYLRLGFAGSENELNNKNGWLKIGLASVVCLVILYFYDLYDYIVMTNRRELLLRLVQALGIAWALLALLFYFAPPLLIGRGVSVISVPLVLVLLIGWRIFIHSLTGHPEIGEKILVVGTGQTAIDTAEAVWQRRDAGYRIVGFVSENGAKPMQKLGRSVILGKAHELESVIVNEKVDRVVIAVRERRGAFPTEALLKMSLAGDISIEECTSFFERITGKVHVDMLRPSWLIFAGRRRDTPIKSVFRESIHRLLALTGIVLSLPVAVLTAILIKIESRGPIFYRQERVGKNGRVFRVIKFRSMRADAEADGKPIWAASNDERITRVGRLIRKLRIDEIPQFWNILKGEMSFVGPRPERPHFVRQLATEIAYYEHRHLVAPGLTGWAQIKYPYGASVDDAIQKLQYDLYYIKNQSLTLDLVIVFETVKTVLFGKGGR